A window of Nitrososphaerota archaeon contains these coding sequences:
- a CDS encoding DUF354 domain-containing protein — protein MLTPKQILFFTPLIQHLEHQGHDVIATSRRYREVDLLSAKKGLKIRFAGRHGGASLQEKLKASCERTAELANMVGNLDIACAVSFSSPECARAAFGLGVKHVCISDSPHAEKVSRLSIPLSDLLLTPWIIPYSAWSRYGIPQEQIIRYRALDPAVWLKRRQNNIVHKEDFGLNSSKKTITLRLEEIQAAYLLSSDNSFSKRLLESLLQEFSDCEVFVLGRYQPQIEAFKQAYGSKAKIAEDIVEGVNLISVSDVFIGLGGTMTSEAALLGVPAISLFQGGSLYTEEYLIKEGLLVRPGSIEETVKTVRTFLQDHDRLRNLQKKARAVLNSMEDPVAVIAEAVEKNTRSQ, from the coding sequence ATGTTGACTCCTAAACAGATTCTCTTCTTCACACCATTGATTCAGCATCTTGAGCATCAAGGTCATGATGTTATCGCCACATCGAGACGCTACCGGGAGGTGGATCTCCTCTCCGCGAAGAAGGGTTTGAAGATTAGATTTGCAGGTCGACACGGTGGGGCTTCGCTTCAGGAGAAGCTCAAGGCAAGCTGCGAGAGAACTGCGGAGCTAGCAAATATGGTTGGAAACTTAGATATTGCCTGCGCTGTCTCCTTCTCCTCTCCTGAATGCGCCAGAGCTGCTTTTGGTCTCGGCGTAAAACATGTGTGCATAAGCGATTCTCCGCATGCAGAAAAAGTTTCTAGACTCTCGATTCCTCTTTCAGATCTCCTGCTAACTCCATGGATAATCCCTTACTCAGCGTGGAGCCGCTACGGTATACCACAAGAACAAATAATCAGGTACCGGGCGCTTGACCCAGCTGTATGGCTGAAACGGCGGCAGAACAATATTGTGCACAAAGAAGATTTCGGGCTCAACTCATCTAAGAAAACGATTACACTGCGTCTAGAAGAAATTCAAGCCGCCTATCTGCTCTCCTCAGATAACTCCTTCTCTAAGCGACTACTGGAATCGCTTCTGCAGGAGTTTAGTGACTGTGAAGTCTTTGTGCTGGGAAGATATCAACCACAAATCGAGGCATTCAAGCAAGCATACGGCTCAAAGGCTAAGATCGCAGAAGATATTGTAGAAGGAGTAAATCTAATCTCAGTCTCGGATGTCTTCATAGGTCTAGGTGGAACAATGACAAGCGAAGCAGCGCTTCTCGGAGTACCTGCAATATCACTCTTCCAAGGCGGCTCACTATACACTGAAGAGTACCTCATCAAGGAAGGGCTGCTTGTAAGACCTGGAAGCATCGAGGAGACCGTTAAAACAGTTAGAACCTTTCTGCAGGATCATGACAGACTCCGCAACCTGCAGAAGAAGGCGCGAGCCGTGCTTAACAGCATGGAAGACCCTGTTGCAGTGATTGCGGAAGCCGTCGAGAAAAATACTCGATCACAGTAA
- a CDS encoding aldo/keto reductase, producing MVRSSLEYVKLGKSDLKVSKICLGTWQLGSKEWGWGKGYYKDDAIEAVSRALDLGVNFMDTAEIYGQGASERILGEAIRRRRNEVVIATKVAPWHLRYESVVKAADRSLARLGVSEIDLYQIHFPNPLIPIRSTIRAMEKLVHDGKVRYIGVSNFSVKRLKQAQEAAQSSEIVSNQVKYSLIERKIVDDGLLQYSKENSISILAYSPLAQGVLAERSASSSIQLMNILFSPENHRRLEPLLQTMRSVASERGKTVSEVALNWLLKDENVIPIVGVKRKSHVEQNAGAIGWKLTQEEIGRIDDAFSHFKKERFRSYLWMLPRLVSRG from the coding sequence GTGGTGAGAAGTAGCTTGGAGTATGTTAAGCTAGGTAAGAGTGATCTTAAAGTTTCCAAAATTTGCTTAGGAACTTGGCAGTTGGGAAGCAAAGAATGGGGTTGGGGCAAAGGCTACTACAAGGATGATGCGATAGAAGCTGTGAGCCGCGCGCTAGATTTAGGCGTCAACTTTATGGATACGGCTGAGATTTATGGTCAGGGCGCCTCTGAGAGGATTTTGGGCGAAGCCATTCGAAGACGACGAAACGAGGTGGTAATAGCCACTAAGGTTGCGCCGTGGCATCTTCGGTATGAGAGCGTTGTCAAAGCAGCGGATAGAAGCTTAGCAAGGCTTGGTGTATCCGAAATAGATCTTTACCAAATTCATTTTCCTAATCCATTGATACCTATTAGAAGCACAATTAGAGCAATGGAGAAGCTTGTTCATGACGGGAAGGTACGGTACATCGGTGTAAGCAACTTCAGCGTAAAAAGGTTGAAGCAGGCGCAGGAGGCGGCTCAATCAAGCGAAATAGTCTCGAATCAAGTTAAGTACAGTCTTATAGAGAGAAAGATTGTCGATGATGGTCTGCTCCAATATTCAAAGGAGAACAGTATCAGCATCTTAGCTTACAGCCCTTTAGCTCAAGGTGTACTTGCGGAAAGAAGCGCGAGCAGCAGTATCCAGTTGATGAACATCTTGTTTTCTCCCGAGAATCATAGAAGGCTAGAGCCGCTTTTGCAGACTATGCGCAGCGTCGCATCAGAGCGAGGAAAGACTGTGTCCGAGGTTGCGCTTAACTGGCTTCTAAAGGATGAGAATGTGATCCCGATTGTTGGCGTGAAGCGTAAGAGTCACGTGGAGCAAAATGCTGGAGCGATAGGTTGGAAACTTACGCAAGAAGAAATTGGCAGAATTGACGATGCGTTCAGCCACTTCAAGAAGGAGAGATTTAGGAGTTATCTGTGGATGCTTCCACGCCTAGTTTCACGGGGTTAG
- a CDS encoding helix-turn-helix domain-containing protein, with protein METQTMVGKAMGNSLRLQILEELVKGPRTLEDLSNCTKLKSESILHHIRILQQVGLVEEFEPIRKGGPGRPYSRYKLTGKMVTIQYPQRNYAMLSEILLQQLSEPANKKEAKNKFHQIGIATGKAMANEFLSKYGDKKWDIANLRKYYIEEWVKDFGLQPEVIYSDESKLHFRLYNCLFLEIARKYPTEICAMSEGLVDGFLSGIKMPNEFTQLKCLACGDDCCEYVIKAKS; from the coding sequence ATGGAAACTCAAACTATGGTTGGGAAAGCTATGGGCAACTCCCTCAGGCTCCAGATTCTAGAGGAGCTTGTAAAGGGCCCACGCACGCTTGAAGATCTCTCTAACTGCACCAAGCTAAAATCAGAATCAATTCTTCACCACATTAGAATACTACAGCAGGTAGGACTTGTTGAGGAGTTCGAGCCTATTAGAAAAGGAGGACCAGGAAGACCATACTCAAGATACAAGCTAACTGGCAAAATGGTTACGATACAATATCCACAGCGAAACTATGCGATGCTCTCAGAAATACTTCTACAACAACTCTCAGAACCAGCCAACAAGAAAGAGGCGAAGAACAAGTTCCACCAGATAGGAATAGCCACTGGAAAGGCGATGGCTAACGAATTCCTATCTAAATACGGGGACAAGAAGTGGGATATTGCGAATCTACGCAAATACTACATAGAAGAGTGGGTAAAGGACTTTGGGTTACAGCCAGAAGTAATCTACTCAGATGAGTCAAAACTGCACTTTCGTCTATATAACTGCCTCTTCCTAGAAATCGCAAGAAAATACCCGACTGAGATATGCGCCATGAGCGAAGGTCTAGTCGACGGCTTCCTATCCGGAATAAAAATGCCCAACGAATTCACCCAACTCAAATGCTTAGCCTGCGGCGACGACTGCTGCGAATACGTGATCAAAGCGAAATCCTAG
- the tfb gene encoding transcription initiation factor IIB (stabilizes TBP binding to an archaeal box-A promoter; responsible for recruiting RNA polymerase II to the pre-initiation complex) — protein MVIDSSGGELACSNCGFVIKEKIEEVGPEWRAFSKDEKDDRSRIGAPSSLAIHDKGLATVIGAEGRDASGRALSSSMKAAIERLRTWDGRSQVHEPADRNLRQAFSELDRLADKLSLSDAVIEKAAYIYRKALERGLVRGRSISCLISAALYAACRDTSTPRTLKDIAKMSNIPKKDLARGYRLLLRQLDLKMPVVDPTRCIARIASTADLSERTRRRAFKILKMAEDTRTSAGKDPMGLAAAALYVACVLEGENKTQKDVAEAAGVTEVTIRNRYKGLKAALNI, from the coding sequence ATGGTTATTGACTCCTCTGGTGGCGAGCTTGCCTGTAGCAACTGTGGTTTTGTGATTAAGGAGAAGATAGAGGAGGTAGGGCCGGAGTGGCGTGCCTTCTCGAAGGATGAGAAGGATGATAGGAGCAGGATTGGTGCGCCTTCGTCGCTCGCGATCCATGATAAGGGTCTGGCTACAGTTATTGGTGCTGAGGGTAGGGACGCGTCTGGTAGAGCTTTGTCCTCGTCGATGAAGGCTGCCATTGAGCGTCTCCGAACGTGGGATGGTCGAAGTCAGGTTCATGAGCCGGCGGATCGCAATTTGCGACAGGCCTTCAGTGAGTTGGATAGGCTTGCAGATAAGCTGAGTCTCAGTGATGCGGTTATTGAGAAGGCTGCTTACATTTACCGTAAGGCTTTGGAGCGAGGCTTGGTTAGGGGGAGATCTATCTCCTGCTTGATTTCTGCGGCGTTGTACGCGGCTTGTCGAGATACATCTACTCCTCGAACTTTGAAGGATATTGCTAAGATGAGTAATATCCCGAAGAAGGATCTGGCTCGAGGTTACCGGTTGCTTCTGAGGCAGCTTGATCTTAAGATGCCGGTGGTTGATCCGACTCGGTGTATTGCGAGGATTGCGAGCACAGCTGATCTGTCGGAGCGGACTCGTAGAAGAGCCTTCAAGATATTGAAGATGGCGGAGGACACTCGGACATCTGCAGGTAAAGATCCTATGGGTTTGGCTGCGGCCGCGTTATACGTGGCCTGTGTATTGGAAGGGGAGAATAAGACTCAGAAGGATGTAGCTGAAGCGGCTGGAGTAACAGAAGTCACCATAAGAAACAGATACAAGGGACTAAAGGCTGCGCTGAATATCTGA